A region from the Melioribacteraceae bacterium 4301-Me genome encodes:
- a CDS encoding MlaD family protein has translation MLNKNTKNYKLKVGYTVFIGLVIFFIFIIMVGTEGYYFSKTYKLNLLVKNTGGLIEGSKVYLGGLKIGQIDKIEFTSVNNQNLVLIRLNLLKKYSQQITVKSYATIETSGLLGDKLINISLGNPTEKALNEGDYLPVKESFSLDKLSDKIEPLIENIDKFTSNIASITDSLRNEKEGFVKLMLGKETTKSLEKILTNLNSFTTSINNKNGTVGKLINNDELYSNLSDLTTDLKSLTETINSGKGTVGKLVKNDSLYANLNNLSFRLNKASESLQNDSTFIGGMIKNKEGYKKLLSLIDELNKLITDIKENPKKYVNLSIF, from the coding sequence ATGTTAAACAAGAACACCAAAAATTACAAACTAAAAGTAGGCTATACAGTCTTTATTGGACTAGTGATATTTTTCATTTTTATAATAATGGTAGGTACTGAAGGTTATTATTTTTCTAAGACTTATAAGCTTAATTTACTCGTTAAAAATACTGGCGGGCTTATTGAAGGAAGTAAAGTATATTTAGGCGGACTAAAAATTGGACAGATTGACAAAATCGAGTTTACTTCTGTTAACAACCAAAATCTCGTCCTAATCAGATTAAATCTGCTTAAAAAATACTCTCAGCAAATTACTGTTAAATCTTATGCAACAATTGAAACAAGCGGCTTACTTGGAGATAAATTAATTAATATTTCTCTCGGTAATCCAACAGAAAAAGCCCTTAACGAAGGAGATTACTTGCCCGTTAAAGAATCTTTTTCACTTGATAAACTCTCAGATAAAATCGAGCCCTTAATTGAAAATATTGACAAATTCACTTCAAATATAGCCTCTATAACTGATTCACTAAGAAATGAAAAGGAAGGATTTGTCAAATTAATGCTGGGTAAAGAAACCACCAAAAGCTTAGAGAAAATTTTGACTAATCTTAATTCTTTTACGACAAGCATTAACAATAAAAATGGTACGGTAGGAAAACTAATCAATAACGATGAACTTTATTCTAATTTATCAGACTTAACAACAGACCTCAAATCATTAACTGAAACTATTAATTCGGGAAAAGGTACTGTGGGCAAATTAGTTAAAAACGATTCATTATACGCCAATCTAAATAATCTTTCATTTAGGTTAAATAAGGCTTCTGAATCGCTGCAAAATGATTCTACTTTTATTGGCGGAATGATAAAAAACAAAGAGGGCTACAAAAAGCTCTTATCGTTAATAGATGAACTCAACAAACTAATTACAGATATAAAAGAAAATCCAAAAAAGTATGTTAACCTTTCAATATTCTAA
- a CDS encoding MlaE family ABC transporter permease encodes MTRFQYMIYGLQEFSLLIKDISVHFKSVKDNWEETLQEMYLIGTRSFFLIFLGGLFTGVILAIETGHQLETFGATAWIAKTVSLGMVRELGPVITGLLLAARTGAKNTSEIGAMQLSEQIDALKAFGANPIEKLAVPRTIAALTMFLPLTLIADIVGIVGGMLVSNQTFNSDINVFWHTAIVSLKMKDLFVGFLKPFFFGFFIATISCYFGLTTKGGTTGLGKNTINAVVYSSAIILVIDFIFTKVVWELL; translated from the coding sequence TTGACCCGATTTCAGTACATGATATATGGCCTTCAAGAGTTCTCACTGTTAATAAAAGATATAAGTGTTCATTTCAAATCAGTAAAAGATAACTGGGAGGAAACTCTTCAAGAGATGTACTTAATTGGTACAAGGTCATTTTTCCTAATTTTTCTTGGTGGTTTGTTCACTGGTGTAATTCTTGCAATTGAGACTGGACATCAATTGGAAACATTTGGCGCTACTGCTTGGATAGCTAAGACGGTTTCATTAGGTATGGTTCGTGAACTTGGACCAGTAATTACAGGTTTATTATTAGCTGCAAGAACAGGTGCTAAAAACACATCAGAAATAGGCGCTATGCAGCTTAGCGAGCAAATAGATGCATTGAAAGCATTTGGTGCTAACCCAATAGAAAAGCTGGCGGTGCCAAGAACTATAGCTGCACTTACTATGTTTTTGCCATTAACATTAATTGCAGATATTGTAGGAATTGTAGGGGGAATGCTAGTTTCTAATCAAACTTTCAATAGCGATATAAATGTTTTTTGGCACACTGCAATTGTCTCCTTAAAAATGAAAGACCTTTTCGTTGGATTCTTAAAGCCATTTTTCTTCGGATTCTTTATAGCAACTATTAGTTGTTATTTTGGACTTACAACTAAAGGAGGAACTACTGGGCTCGGGAAAAATACAATAAACGCCGTAGTCTATTCTTCTGCAATAATATTAGTGATTGACTTTATTTTTACTAAAGTAGTATGGGAGTTACTTTAA
- a CDS encoding NTP transferase domain-containing protein: protein MNLAIIGAGESSRLKAEGLKIPKHLIKLNGEYLIERIIRIGGEKGFDKVFCIINSHEPELKNYLLNHKFNISVSLIVKDTESSMHSLFEMSQYLSNEPFCLATTDTVFLENEFSNFINYCKSTEKIDGILAITKFIDDEKPLCVSLDNENNIINFSDSKEGYFWATGGIYYFSNRIFELLPEALNLGIARLRNFLRLLIRNNYKLKAYSFSKIVDIDHVKDIKIAEELISSYHAQLEEKK from the coding sequence ATGAATTTAGCAATTATTGGCGCAGGAGAGAGTTCAAGATTGAAAGCAGAGGGCTTGAAAATTCCCAAGCACTTGATAAAATTAAATGGCGAATACCTCATTGAAAGAATTATAAGAATAGGCGGAGAAAAAGGATTCGATAAGGTTTTTTGTATAATAAATTCACACGAACCTGAACTTAAAAATTATTTGCTTAATCATAAGTTTAATATCTCCGTAAGTCTTATAGTTAAAGATACTGAAAGTTCAATGCACAGCTTATTTGAAATGTCACAGTATCTTTCAAATGAACCTTTTTGTTTAGCAACCACTGATACTGTCTTCTTAGAAAATGAATTCTCTAACTTTATCAATTACTGCAAATCAACTGAAAAAATAGATGGAATACTTGCAATAACAAAATTTATTGATGATGAAAAACCATTATGCGTTAGCTTAGATAATGAAAACAACATAATAAATTTCAGCGATTCAAAGGAAGGTTATTTTTGGGCTACCGGCGGAATCTATTACTTTTCAAACAGAATTTTTGAACTATTGCCAGAAGCACTGAACTTGGGAATTGCCAGACTAAGAAATTTCCTGCGCCTACTTATTAGAAATAATTACAAATTAAAAGCCTACTCATTTTCAAAAATTGTCGATATAGATCATGTTAAAGACATAAAAATTGCCGAAGAACTCATATCATCCTATCACGCTCAATTAGAGGAGAAAAAATAA
- a CDS encoding TetR/AcrR family transcriptional regulator codes for MKKDRELILDLIEEKIFNNRFPKTSINYIASTIKMSKKTIYKNFKSKDELLESLINRFTLQISNEMESIIKKNINAVEKIALTIYLLKKISEKLCDKMIEEIHIHHPALWQKIEKFRTDVYYKNLLKIFAQGIDEGYVIEIPPLIIMNVFQSAVQSIIDPSFIISHSFSLTDAFKFTHKLLLNGILTEKGRKELEKLIRKNKMDFKLNS; via the coding sequence ATGAAGAAAGACAGAGAGCTCATACTTGATTTAATTGAGGAGAAGATTTTTAATAACAGATTCCCTAAAACCTCAATAAATTACATCGCATCGACAATCAAGATGAGCAAAAAAACAATATATAAAAACTTTAAATCAAAAGATGAACTGCTTGAATCTCTGATTAATAGATTTACTTTACAAATTTCAAATGAAATGGAATCGATTATAAAAAAAAATATTAACGCAGTAGAAAAGATTGCTTTGACAATATATTTATTAAAAAAAATCTCTGAAAAATTATGTGACAAAATGATTGAAGAAATTCACATTCACCACCCAGCTTTGTGGCAGAAGATTGAAAAATTTAGAACTGATGTTTACTACAAGAACTTACTAAAAATTTTTGCTCAAGGAATTGATGAGGGATACGTGATTGAAATTCCGCCATTAATTATAATGAATGTTTTTCAAAGTGCTGTTCAATCAATAATTGATCCTAGTTTTATAATATCACATAGTTTTTCTTTGACTGATGCTTTCAAATTTACGCATAAGCTATTATTGAATGGAATTTTAACTGAAAAAGGTAGAAAAGAATTAGAAAAATTAATTAGAAAAAATAAAATGGATTTTAAGCTCAATTCTTAA
- a CDS encoding acyloxyacyl hydrolase produces the protein MKIRIIYITLFAVLNLLLTITQVSAQQKDFGVRVGTNQSRRDVTKLHFFEVYYITKPPFIFSGNGSSFPLMFRLNISIGLLYDDSTNSMLISAGPILELNPFTDKILFTAGINPSIMTNHSFSNLELGGSFNFISHIALMVKPFSKIGIAYRFEHISNASLYETNPGVNIHFLEIHYIR, from the coding sequence ATGAAAATTAGAATAATATATATAACATTATTTGCAGTGTTAAACTTACTTTTAACCATAACTCAAGTTTCTGCACAGCAAAAAGATTTTGGAGTTAGAGTTGGTACCAATCAATCAAGAAGGGATGTGACCAAACTGCATTTTTTCGAGGTATATTATATAACAAAGCCTCCTTTTATTTTTTCAGGCAACGGTTCTTCTTTTCCATTAATGTTTAGGCTAAATATCTCAATTGGACTGCTTTATGATGACTCAACCAATTCTATGCTTATCTCTGCTGGTCCAATATTAGAACTAAATCCCTTTACTGATAAAATATTATTTACAGCAGGTATAAATCCAAGTATAATGACAAATCATAGCTTTAGCAATTTAGAATTAGGAGGCTCATTTAATTTTATAAGTCACATTGCACTAATGGTTAAACCATTCAGCAAAATTGGAATAGCATACAGATTCGAACATATTTCAAATGCAAGTTTATATGAAACTAACCCTGGAGTAAATATTCACTTTTTGGAGATTCATTATATAAGATAA
- a CDS encoding ABC transporter ATP-binding protein, whose translation MIELKNISVTLSDNLILNNVSLTIEKGLNTIILGPSGAGKSSILKIILGLWLPDSGEVLFEGKNICKMSKEEILQIRKKIGMVFQGNALFDSLTVAENILYFLPDKKKFTEKELKLKIEELLSFVNLSGTENLYPEELSGGMKKRVAIARALAFNPQVILFDEPTTGLDLINTASVLVLIDKLKQNGTTSVVVTHILDDAIEVGDNFVVINEGVIVGSGTLSNILKSENPFVQDFFKRFIKTNNNPFVRISKEVL comes from the coding sequence ATGATAGAATTAAAAAATATATCTGTGACCTTAAGTGATAATCTTATTTTAAACAATGTTTCACTTACAATTGAAAAGGGGTTGAACACAATTATCCTCGGTCCAAGTGGTGCTGGCAAAAGTTCAATACTAAAAATTATACTTGGCCTATGGTTACCCGATAGCGGCGAGGTTTTATTCGAAGGTAAGAATATATGCAAAATGAGCAAAGAAGAAATCTTGCAAATAAGAAAAAAAATTGGAATGGTATTCCAAGGCAATGCACTTTTCGATTCATTAACAGTAGCTGAAAATATTCTTTACTTTTTACCAGATAAGAAAAAATTCACTGAAAAAGAACTTAAACTTAAAATTGAAGAACTACTTTCATTCGTAAATCTTTCTGGTACTGAAAATTTATATCCAGAAGAATTAAGTGGCGGAATGAAAAAAAGGGTTGCAATCGCAAGAGCATTGGCCTTTAATCCTCAGGTTATACTGTTTGATGAACCAACTACTGGATTGGACCTCATCAACACAGCGTCAGTCCTCGTTTTAATTGATAAGCTAAAACAAAATGGAACTACATCTGTTGTAGTGACACATATTTTAGATGATGCTATTGAGGTGGGCGATAATTTCGTTGTTATTAATGAAGGCGTTATTGTAGGCTCGGGTACGCTAAGTAATATACTGAAATCAGAAAATCCATTTGTTCAAGATTTTTTCAAGAGATTTATTAAAACAAATAATAATCCATTTGTTAGAATATCTAAAGAGGTTTTATAA